One Tenebrio molitor chromosome 2, icTenMoli1.1, whole genome shotgun sequence genomic region harbors:
- the LOC138125001 gene encoding uncharacterized protein: MRLLQVSLVVFCMLVQKIAGHGMMLQPPNRSSLWRFNPSAPANYNDNQNYCGGAGVQHATNGGKCGVCGDVYTAPHPQPNENTGKYGQGIIAAEYSAGSVIDVEVLLTTNHKGQFSFSLCVLGNPNAPESGDSCFQPVKLATGADQYNVVTGEKNISTKVKLPDGLRCDRCVLRWEYVAGNNWGQCEDGTSGQGCGPQETFRSCADITIS, translated from the exons ATGCGTCTTCTTCAGGTCAGTCTCGTCGTCTTCTGCATGCTCGTGCAGAAAATCGCCGGTCATGGGATGATGCTGCAGCCACCAAACCGCAGCTCCTTGTGGAGGTTCAATCCATCAGCCCCGGCAAATTACAACGACAATCAGAACTACTGCGGAGGTGCTGGA GTACAACATGCCACTAATGGAGGCAAATGTGGAGTATGCGGAGATGTATACACCGCACCCCACCCACAGCCAAATGAAAACACAGGAAAATATGGCCAAGGGATAATCGCGGCGGAGTATTCTGCCGGTAGCGTTATCGATGTCGAAGTTCTCCTCACCACCAACCACAAAGGACAGTTCAGTTTCAG TTTGTGCGTCTTGGGAAACCCCAACGCCCCAGAATCCGGAGATAGTTGCTTCCAGCCTGTGAAGTTGGCAACTGGAGCCGATCAGTACAATGTTGTCACTGGtgagaagaacatttccaccAAAGTGAAACTCCCTGATGGCTTGAGATGCGATCGGTGTGTTCTCCGTTGGGAATACGTCGCTG GTAACAATTGGGGACAATGTGAAGATGGCACCTCCGGACAAGGATGCGGACCCCAAGAAACCTTCCGTTCTTGCGCTGACATCACAATTTCTTAA
- the LOC138124398 gene encoding uncharacterized protein — protein sequence MYLRQLSLLVFCLLVAKISGHGMMLEPPNRSSLWRFDPSAPPNYNDNENFCGGADVQWHQYDGKCGLCGDEFGKPHPQANENTGTYGQGKVVREYTSGSVIDVQVLLTTNHLGFFNFSLCVLQNPDAPEPDESCFQTLTLGNGEINYNVVSGEKSIDTQVKLPDGLTCNRCVLRWHYRTGNNWGQCDDGSYAEGCGPQENFRSCADVSIA from the exons atgtatcTCCGCCAACTCAGCTTGCTAGTCTTTTGCCTTCTCGTGGCAAAAATCAGTGGCCATGGCATGATGCTGGAACCGCCGAATCGCAGTTCCTTGTGGCGCTTTGATCCTTCAGCTCCTCCAAATTACAACGACAACGAAAATTTCTGTGGTGGTGCTGAC GTTCAATGGCACCAATATGATGGTAAATGTGGACTGTGTGGGGACGAATTCGGTAAACCCCATCCCCAAGCAAATGAAAATACTGGTACATACGGACAAGGAAAGGTAGTTAGGGAGTATACTTCTGGAAGTGTGATCGATGTGCAAGTCTTGCTCACAACTAATCATCTAGGGTTTTTCAACTTCAG tttgtgcGTCTTGCAAAATCCTGATGCTCCGGAACCCGATGAAAGTTGTTTCCAAACTTTGACTCTGGGAAATGGTGAAATCAACTATAATGTTGTCAGTGGTGAAAAGTCTATCGATACTCAAGTCAAACTACCTGACGGTTTAACATGCAACAGATGTGTTTTGAGATGGCACTACAGAACAG GAAATAATTGGGGACAATGTGACGATGGAAGTTACGCAGAAGGATGTGGTCCTCAAGAAAATTTCCGTTCCTGTGCGGACGTCTCTATCGCTTGA
- the LOC138124168 gene encoding uncharacterized protein: MLEIYRTMTAKMVVLSVTLFVFCLLVEEISGHGMMLEPPNRSSLWRFDPTAPPNYDDNQNFCGGVAVQWNRFNGLCGVCGDPYDAAHPQDNENTGTYGQGKIVRQYSSGSDVDVQIKLTANHMGYFNFSLCVLQDPNAPESGEDCFQPLTLSNGEPRYDIQVTDKTLTADLQVKLPDGLTCDRCVLRWHYNAGNTWGECDDGSYAEGCGPQETFRSCADVAIV, from the exons ATGCTAGAAATTTATCGCACAATGACTGCAAAAATGGTCGTCCTTTCTGTTACTCTTTTCGTGTTTTGCCTCCTCGTGGAGGAAATTTCCGGTCATGGAATGATGTTGGAACCACCAAATCGCAGTTCCTTGTGGCGATTTGACCCAACGGCACCACCAAACTACGACGACAACCAGAACTTTTGCGGGGGTGTCGCT GTCCAATGGAACAGATTTAACGGCCTGTGTGGAGTTTGCGGCGATCCCTACGACGCTGCACATCCTCAGGATAACGAAAATACGGGAACTTACGGACAAGGTAAAATTGTTCGACAGTACTCGTCAGGAAGCGATGTAGACGTACAGATCAAACTCACGGCAAATCATATGGGATACTTCAATTTTAG TTTGTGTGTTTTGCAAGACCCGAATGCTCCAGAATCTGGTGAAGATTGTTTCCAACCTTTGACTCTATCAAATGGAGAGCCTCGGTACGATATTCAGGTTACTGACAAGACCCTCACTGCTGATCTTCAAGTAAAATTGCCAGATGGTCTTACATGTGACAGATGCGTCTTACGTTGGCATTACAATGCTG GTAATACTTGGGGTGAATGTGATGATGGAAGTTACGCTGAAGGATGTGGGCCGCAAGAAACTTTCCGTTCGTGCGCTGATGTAGCCATAGTATAA
- the LOC138122778 gene encoding uncharacterized protein: MKRMKMSGIPTVLVNTDASGTDDESTPPEVLEKAKEVVNNLLPQKSRPKYEAAYVKFMQWRSERKIKSFSESTFLAYFNELATNHKPSSLWATYSMLRSMIDIKHNINIFYHSNLIAFLKQKNKGYTSKKAQVLSPEQINQFLQEAPDNKFLAVKVALIFGVQGACRRHELCDLTVNDIEDKGDMLLVKIPKTKNDKPRSFVVTDNFYHIYKKYAILRPNNVSTTRFFLNYRDGRCSQQVIGINSFGSMPKTVALFLKLKDPESYTGHTFRRTSATLLADSGADLLTLKRHGGWKSNTVAEGYVEDSVCQKKRIGQQIANAVSEKPSTSRERPHRQINPNDQIT; the protein is encoded by the exons atgaaaagaatGAAAATGAGTGGAATTCCGACAGTTCTAGTAAACACTGATGCCTCAGGTACAGATGATGAATCTACACCACCGGAGGTACTTGAAAAAGCAAAAGAAGTCGTGAACAATTTACTTCCCCAAAAATCGAGGCCAAAATATGAAGCTGcttatgttaaatttatgcAATGGCGATCAGAAAGGAAAATTAAAAGCTTTTCGGAATCAACTTTTTTGGCATATTTTAATGAACTGGCTACAAATCATAAGCCGTCAAGTTTGTGGGCGACTTATTCAATGCTTCGAAGCATGATCGATATTAAACAcaatatcaatattttttatcattcgaatttaattgcttttctaaagcaaaaaaataaaggctACACAAGCAAGAAAGCTCAGGTATTAAGTCCTGAACAAATTAATCAATTCCTTCAAGAGGCTCCAGACAACAAATTCCTGGCTGTAAAG GTAGCTTTAATTTTTGGAGTGCAAGGTGCATGTAGAAGGCATGAACTGTGTGACTTGACAGTCAATGATATTGAGGACAAAGGTGACATGCTTCTAGTTAAAATTCCGAAAACTAAAAATGATAAACCGAGATCATTTGTGGTTACGGATAATTTTTATCacatatataaaaaatatgctaTTTTGCGCCCAAACAACGTGTCTACtacgagattttttttaaattatcgtGACGGTAGATGTTCACAACAAGTCATTGGCATTAACAGTTTTGGCAGTATGCCTAAAACTGTagcattatttttaaaattaaaagatcCAGAATCTTATACTGGACATACGTTCAGAAGAACTTCTGCGACTCTTTTGGCTGATTCTGGTGCTGATCTGCTGACTCTTAAGAGGCATGGGGGATGGAAATCCAACACAGTCGCTGAAGGTTACGTTGAAGATTCTGTGTGCCAAAAAAAACGAATCGGCCAGCAAATCGCTAACGCCGTATCAGAAAAACCATCAACATCACGAGAAAGACCACACCGCCAAATTAACCCAAATGACCAAATAACCTGA